Proteins found in one Xenopus laevis strain J_2021 chromosome 1L, Xenopus_laevis_v10.1, whole genome shotgun sequence genomic segment:
- the mob3a.L gene encoding MOB kinase activator 3A — translation MSNPLKQVFNKDRTFRPKRKFEPGTQRFELHKKAQASLNAGLDLKLAVQLPHGEDLNDWVAVHVVDFFNRINLIYGTISDSCTEQSCPVMSGGPKYEYRWQDDNRYRKPTALSAPKYMNLLMDWIEVQINNEGIFPTNVGTPFPKNFLQVVKKILSRLFRVFVHVYIHHFERIIHMGAEAHVNTCYKHFYYFVTELNLIDTKELEPLKEMTLRMCH, via the exons ATGTCTAATCCCCTTAAACAAGTCTTCAACAAGGACCGAACCTTCCGCCCCAAGCGAAAGTTTGAACCGGGTACTCAACGTTTTGAGCTGCATAAGAAGGCTCAGGCATCCCTAAATGCTGGACTTGATTTGAAGTTGGCTGTTCAGCTCCCGCATGGTGAGGACCTAAATGACTGGGTAGCCGTGCATGTTGTGGATTTCTTTAACCGCATCAACTTAATATATGGTACCATCAGTGACAGCTGCACTGAGCAATCTTGCCCTGTTATGTCTGGTGGTCCCAAATACGAATACCGTTGGCAGGATGATAACCGTTATCGAAAGCCCACTGCTCTTTCTGCTCCAAAGTACATGAATTTACTTATGGACTGGATAGAAGTTCAAATAAACAACGAGGGAATTTTTCCTACAAATGTCG GTACTCCTTTTCCAAAGAATTTTCTTCAGGTTGTGAAAAAAATCCTTTCCAGGCTTTTTCGGGTATTtgtacatgtgtatatacatCATTTTGAGAGGATCATCCACATGGGAGCAGAAGCTCATGTCAACACTTGCTACAAACACTTTTATTACTTTGTAACAGAGTTAAATTTGATAGACACCAAGGAACTTGAACCATTG